The following coding sequences are from one Rhineura floridana isolate rRhiFlo1 chromosome 2, rRhiFlo1.hap2, whole genome shotgun sequence window:
- the PPP1CA gene encoding serine/threonine-protein phosphatase PP1-alpha catalytic subunit — MSDGEKLNLDSIIGRLLEVQGSRPGKNVQLSENEIRGLCLKSREIFLSQPILLELEAPLKICGDIHGQYYDLLRLFEYGGFPPESNYLFLGDYVDRGKQSLETICLLLAYKIKYPENFFLLRGNHECASINRIYGFYDECKRRYNIKLWKTFTDCFNCLPIAAIVDEKIFCCHGGLSPDLQSMEQIRRIMRPTDVPDQGLLCDLLWSDPDKDVQGWGENDRGVSFTFGSEVVAKFLHKHDLDLICRAHQVVEDGYEFFAKRQLVTLFSAPNYCGEFDNAGAMMSVDETLMCSFQILKPADKNKGKYGQFSGLNPGGRPVTPPRNSAKAKK, encoded by the exons ATGTCGGACGGCGAGAAACTCAATTTAGATTCCATTATCGGGCGCCTCCTGGAAG TGCAAGGCTCCCGCCCTGGCAAGAATGTGCAGTTATCAGAAAATGAGATCCGGGGCCTGTGCCTGAAGTCACGAGAGATCTTCTTGAGCCAGCCCATCTTGTTGGAGCTGGAAGCCCCGCTCAAGATTTGTG GCGACATCCATGGGCAGTACTATGATCTGCTACGACTCTTTGAATATGGGGGCTTTCCCCCAGAGAGCAACTACCTCTTCTTGGGTGACTACGTGGACCGAGGAAAGCAGTCGCTGGAGACCATCTGCCTGCTGTTGGCCTATAAGATTAAATACCCCGAGAACTTCTTCCTGCTGCGTGGGAACCATGAGTGCGCCAGCATCAACCGCATCTATGGCTTTTATGATGAAT GTAAAAGGCGATACAACATCAAGCTGTGGAAGACCTTCACAGACTGCTTCAACTGTCTGCCTATTGCTGCCATAGTTGATGAGAAGATCTTCTGCTGCCACGGAG GACTCTCTCCTGACCTCCAGTCCATGGAACAGATTCGGCGGATCATGAGGCCCACAGATGTGCCTGATCAGGGTCTGCTTTGTGACCTCCTGTGGTCCGATCCTGACAAAGATGTGCAGGGCTGGGGCGAGAATGATCGTGGGGTCTCCTTCACGTTTGGCTCAGAAGTTGTCGCCAAATTTCTGCACAAACATGATCTGGACTTGATCTGCCGAGCACACCAG GTGGTAGAAGATGGATATGAGTTTTTTGCCAAACGGCAGCTGGTGACACTCTTTTCTGCCCCAAACTACTGTGGCGAGTTTGATAATGCAGGCGCAATGATGAGTGTTGATGAGACGCTTATGTGCTCCTTCCAG ATCTTGAAACCAGCTGACAAGAACAAGGGCAAATATGGCCAGTTCAGTGGCCTGAACCCTGGTGGCCGCCCAGTCACTCCACCGCGCAACTCGGCCAAAGCCAAGAAGTAA